From Streptomyces sp. TLI_235, a single genomic window includes:
- a CDS encoding deoxyribose-phosphate aldolase → MSTLAAQALGAAAGGLADVAASEASLRRFLHGLPGVDQVGLEARAATLGTRSIKTTAKAWAIDLAISMIDLTTLEGADTVGKVRSLCTKGRNPDPSDPTAPRVAAICVYPDMVATAKEALRGTDIQVASVATAFPAGRAALPVKLADTADAVAAGADEIDMVIDRGAFLSGRYLDVFNEITAVKEACRRPDGTSAHLKVIFETGELQTYDNVRRASWLAMLAGADFIKTSTGKVAVNATPPVTLLMLEAVRDFRAATGVQVGVKPAGGIKTTKDAMKYLVMVNETLGDDWLTPHWFRFGASSLLNDLLMQRQKLTTGRYSGPDYVTVD, encoded by the coding sequence CCTGCACGGCCTGCCCGGTGTCGACCAGGTCGGCCTGGAGGCTCGCGCCGCCACCCTCGGCACCCGTTCGATCAAGACCACGGCGAAGGCCTGGGCCATCGACCTGGCGATCTCGATGATCGACCTGACCACGCTGGAAGGCGCGGACACGGTCGGCAAGGTGCGCTCGCTGTGCACCAAGGGCCGGAACCCCGACCCGTCCGACCCGACCGCCCCGCGGGTCGCGGCGATCTGCGTCTATCCGGACATGGTCGCCACCGCCAAGGAGGCGCTGCGCGGCACCGACATCCAGGTCGCCTCGGTCGCCACCGCCTTCCCGGCCGGCCGCGCCGCGCTCCCGGTGAAGCTCGCCGACACCGCGGACGCGGTGGCCGCCGGCGCCGACGAGATCGACATGGTGATCGACCGGGGCGCCTTCCTCTCCGGGCGCTACCTGGACGTCTTCAACGAGATCACCGCGGTCAAGGAGGCCTGCCGCCGCCCCGACGGCACCTCCGCCCACCTCAAGGTGATCTTCGAGACGGGCGAACTGCAGACGTACGACAACGTGCGCCGCGCCTCCTGGCTGGCGATGTTGGCCGGCGCGGACTTCATCAAGACGTCCACCGGCAAGGTCGCGGTGAACGCCACTCCTCCGGTGACCCTGCTGATGCTGGAGGCGGTCCGCGACTTCCGCGCCGCGACCGGTGTGCAGGTCGGCGTGAAGCCGGCCGGCGGCATCAAGACCACCAAGGACGCCATGAAGTACCTGGTGATGGTCAACGAGACGCTCGGCGACGACTGGCTGACCCCGCACTGGTTCCGCTTCGGAGCCTCCAGCCTGCTCAACGACCTGCTGATGCAGCGCCAGAAGCTGACCACCGGACGGTACTCCGGCCCTGACTACGTGACGGTGGACTGA
- a CDS encoding aldehyde dehydrogenase (acceptor), which translates to MAKNTKKTDEPVAQTPRGGLFTYAPAPESPAAAGDIATSYGHFIGGEFVDSSGSEALKTVNPATEQVLAEFAQGTGEDVDRAVAAARKAFVDWSALPGSERAKYLFRIARIVQERSRELAVLESIDNGKPIRETRDFDVPMVAAWFFYYAGWADKLDYAGYGPNPKPVGVAAQVIPWNFPLMMLAWKIAPALATGNTVVLKPAETTPLTALRFAEICRQAGLPKGVVNIVTGDGRTGAALTAHPDVDKVAFTGSTPVGRSIARQLAGTRTRVSLELGGKAANIVFDDAPIDQAVEGIVNGIFFNQGHVCCAGSRLLVQESVQDEFLDALKRRMSTLRVGDPLDKNTDIGAINSSAQLARITELTDAGEAEGAERWSPSCDLPGAGYWFRPTLFTGVSQAHRIAREEIFGPVLSVLTFRTPAEAVEKANNTPYGLSAGIWTEKGSRILWTASRLKAGVVWANTFNKFDPASPFGGYKESGYGREGGRHGLEAYLDV; encoded by the coding sequence ATGGCCAAGAACACCAAGAAGACCGACGAGCCCGTGGCGCAGACCCCCCGCGGCGGCCTCTTCACCTACGCCCCCGCCCCGGAGTCCCCGGCCGCGGCCGGCGACATCGCGACCTCCTACGGCCACTTCATCGGCGGCGAGTTCGTCGACTCCTCCGGCAGCGAGGCGCTGAAGACCGTCAACCCGGCGACCGAGCAGGTGCTGGCGGAGTTCGCGCAGGGCACCGGGGAGGACGTCGACCGCGCGGTCGCCGCGGCCCGCAAGGCCTTCGTCGACTGGTCGGCGCTGCCGGGCAGCGAGCGTGCCAAGTACCTGTTCCGGATCGCCCGGATCGTCCAGGAGCGCTCCCGCGAGCTGGCGGTGCTGGAGTCGATCGACAACGGCAAGCCGATCCGCGAGACCCGCGACTTCGACGTGCCGATGGTCGCCGCGTGGTTCTTCTACTACGCGGGCTGGGCGGACAAGCTGGACTACGCGGGCTACGGCCCCAACCCGAAGCCGGTCGGCGTCGCCGCCCAGGTCATCCCGTGGAACTTCCCGCTGATGATGCTGGCGTGGAAGATCGCCCCGGCGCTGGCCACCGGCAACACGGTCGTCCTCAAGCCGGCCGAGACCACCCCGCTGACCGCGCTGCGCTTCGCCGAGATCTGCCGCCAGGCCGGCCTGCCGAAGGGCGTCGTCAACATCGTCACCGGCGACGGCCGCACCGGCGCCGCGCTGACCGCCCACCCGGACGTGGACAAGGTCGCCTTCACCGGCTCCACCCCGGTCGGCCGCTCGATCGCCCGCCAGCTGGCCGGCACCCGCACCCGGGTGTCGCTGGAGCTCGGTGGCAAGGCCGCGAACATCGTCTTCGACGACGCGCCGATCGACCAGGCCGTCGAGGGCATCGTCAACGGCATCTTCTTCAACCAGGGCCACGTCTGCTGCGCGGGCTCCCGGCTGCTCGTCCAGGAGTCGGTCCAGGACGAGTTCCTGGACGCGCTCAAGCGCCGGATGTCGACCCTGCGGGTCGGCGACCCGCTGGACAAGAACACCGACATCGGCGCCATCAACTCCTCGGCGCAGCTGGCCCGGATCACCGAGCTGACCGACGCCGGCGAGGCCGAGGGCGCCGAGCGCTGGTCGCCCTCCTGCGACCTGCCGGGCGCCGGCTACTGGTTCCGCCCGACGCTGTTCACCGGCGTCTCGCAGGCCCACCGGATCGCCCGTGAGGAGATCTTCGGCCCGGTGCTGTCGGTGCTGACCTTCCGTACCCCCGCCGAGGCGGTCGAGAAGGCCAACAACACCCCGTACGGCCTCTCCGCCGGCATCTGGACGGAGAAGGGCTCGCGCATCCTGTGGACGGCGAGCCGGCTCAAGGCCGGTGTGGTCTGGGCCAACACCTTCAACAAGTTCGACCCGGCCTCGCCGTTCGGCGGCTACAAGGAGTCGGGTTACGGCCGCGAGGGTGGCCGGCACGGTCTGGAGGCCTACCTCGATGTCTGA
- a CDS encoding aldehyde dehydrogenase family protein has protein sequence MSDTTLRLDVLKTYKLYVGGKFPRSESGRVYEVTDSKGQWLANAPLGTRKDTRDAVVAARAAVKGWSGTTAYNRGQVLYRVAEMLQGRREQFIAEVGTAEGVGAKKAAALVDAAIDRWVWYAGWTDKVAQVAGNANPVAGPYFNLSTPEPTGVVGVLAPQAGHGFSLLGLVSVIAPVIATGNTAVVAAATGAPLPALSLGEVLATSDLPGGVVNVLSGRTADIAPTLASHQDVNGIDLTGAVPGDGPASAAALEAAAADTLKRVLRPAADPAAADWTEAPGTKRLTSFLETKTVWHPMGI, from the coding sequence ATGTCTGACACGACCCTGCGTCTTGACGTCCTCAAGACCTACAAGCTGTACGTCGGCGGGAAGTTCCCGCGGTCCGAGAGCGGGCGGGTGTACGAGGTGACCGACTCCAAGGGCCAGTGGCTCGCCAACGCCCCGCTCGGCACCCGCAAGGACACCCGGGACGCCGTCGTGGCCGCGCGCGCCGCGGTCAAGGGCTGGTCCGGCACCACCGCGTACAACCGCGGCCAGGTGCTGTACCGGGTCGCCGAGATGCTGCAGGGCCGCCGCGAGCAGTTCATCGCCGAGGTGGGCACCGCCGAAGGCGTGGGCGCCAAGAAGGCGGCCGCGCTGGTGGACGCCGCGATCGACCGCTGGGTCTGGTACGCGGGCTGGACGGACAAGGTCGCCCAGGTCGCCGGCAACGCCAACCCGGTGGCCGGCCCGTACTTCAACCTGTCGACGCCCGAACCGACCGGTGTGGTCGGCGTGCTGGCCCCGCAGGCCGGCCACGGCTTCTCCCTGCTCGGCCTGGTGTCGGTGATCGCCCCGGTGATCGCCACCGGCAACACCGCGGTGGTCGCCGCGGCCACCGGCGCGCCGCTGCCCGCGCTGTCGCTGGGCGAGGTGCTGGCCACCTCCGACCTGCCCGGCGGCGTGGTCAACGTGCTGTCCGGCCGGACGGCCGACATCGCCCCCACCCTGGCGTCCCACCAGGACGTCAACGGCATCGACCTGACCGGCGCGGTGCCCGGGGACGGGCCGGCCTCGGCCGCCGCCCTGGAGGCCGCCGCCGCGGACACCCTCAAGCGCGTCCTGCGGCCGGCCGCCGACCCGGCCGCCGCGGACTGGACGGAGGCGCCGGGCACCAAGCGGCTGACCTCCTTCCTGGAGACCAAGACGGTCTGGCACCCGATGGGCATCTGA